A region of the Henckelia pumila chloroplast, complete genome genome:
TTAGAGGTGTTCCAGAAATGTCTGCGATCGAGTAAATAGTTCTACGAACGAATGGATCGTATCGACTTGGAAAATGGAAAGATTTGTACAAATTATACGTTTCGTCACCACTTTGTGGAAAATCGTTAGGTATGAATATGTTAGATACCTGTGACTCGATTGGTGAAATAGTATCTCTCCCCCCAAAAACATGTTCTTTTTTACCGACGCACAAAGAAAATATTTTGTTGCGAATGAACAAGATATTGAGGAATTGTCCATACGTAAAATCATAATTATTGATACGGGCCTTTTCCACAGAAAAGGGGAATCTTGTGTTAGAATAGAAGCAGAAGTGATGTGGATTATTCAAGAATCGAAGTCGATTTGCTTTATAAAAAGAAGATATCAATGAACTTCTATGAAATGGTTTCACGGGATTCAGCCAATTGTCTTGATTGTGGAATATCATTGAGAAATAGGAATCCGCGTTAGCAAAGGATTTCCTGCGATTATTTCTAGTATGGAATGAGTCAATCATCCACTTTGGTATCTTATTGAACAAAAAGGGTGATATTGTTCCTCCATTGATCAAGAATTTCGATTTTCGGGAAGTATCATGATCATCCAATAAGAAGGGTTTCCATTTTTTCAAATGAACAATTTGAAGACCTATTGATTCTAACAACTGATTGCAGAGTTGATCATTCGGACCTTTCAATTCATAGATGTAGATCTCGGACCTATGAATGGGGATATTCCCCAAACTCACACAGAAAAAAGGAAGTGGGTTAGACAAAAAGAAAAGCCACTTGGACAAAAAAAGAAGTGACTTGGACAAAAAGAAACGAAGTGGCTTAGACAAATCTTTTTTGTCGATAACCTCAGACCAATCAATCGAATATTGATTAATACGTAATCGATCGAACACTATTTGAAAACGGCTCTTCTGCTCAGAAACGAAATGTTCCAAATATTCCTGAAAATTCTTGCTCCCATTGGACCATTTGTATCTATATGCATCAGGATCCCCATTCATGGATCTCTCGGTTCGAGAAATCAAGATAAGAGGATCGAACCATTTCTTCTGACTCTTTTTCAAATTCGATAAAGGTTGGTTGATCGTATATCTCATTATAGTTCTATGATTCAGAGTATCCTTTCCTATTTGATCCCTTTGAATTCCATATTCGAAGTTGCGATCGGATCTATTCATTAAAAAGACTCGATTCAATACATTTCTTATGTACCCATAGGTACTATATTGGATTTGAATCAGATTTCGGATCAATCTATATTGATTGACTGCCTCCATTATGTTGTTGCTAGCAAATACCACCATTTTTGGTTTTGGATCTTTCAAATCATTCCCGCAGGAGATCCGGACCCATCTTTTTCTAATCCTTCGAGAAAAAGATTCATTCTCTTCATAAAAAATAGGAGGTAGAACCAATAAAGATTTCTTTTTCGATTCATCCCTGGCCTCATTCAAGAATTGTTTTTGATCCAATCCGTAGGAATCAATAGAAAAAGCAAATCCCTTATGATACACCAGATCCGGCTCGGTTATTGATAGAGTGAATAGATCTGCCATTTCTTGAAATCTCTCTTCTGATTCAAAATCGCGGTGTAACGTGTATCCTCCCCTGTTCCGGTCATGGAATAGATGAAATAAATCAAAAAATGGATTCTTGTTCAAGAATGAAATCTTATTGGAACTGTCCATATCCGGTTCATCCTTCAGAACCCTATCACACCCCGGATCTGATGAAATAGGATGAATTGAGACAGTATTTTGTAAATATGTAATTATCTTGAATATATTAACCAGTTCTTTCTTTTCCAATCGCCTGGAAGGGACAAAAGAAGGATCTTGTTGTTTCTTCAACAATTTCTGATCTCTAGTGGATCTCTCAGTAGGATTCGAACCCAGATGAAGTTCTGACCATCTATCAGAGAAAAAAGAACGAACGGATCTTGTAGGATTCCCAAGAAATTCTTCGATTTCTTCCGGAAGCAGATGATTAATCATCTGCTTCTCACGTTCCGTGAATAGCCGGGACATTGAGGAATATCCAGAAAGGCATTTCGGGAATCGGTCTGATTCTATCTCTGTTCCTTCCGTTTGAAGAAAGGAAGGATCCCAAAGAATCGATCTTTCTTTTAGTTGTTGAATCTCTCTTTGATTGATCAATGTGTGATATTCCGAATCCTCATTACTAATGGAATCCAAATGATCTCTGGATTGATCAGAAGATCCTTTCGGTTGGCTAGAATCCGTTACTTGAACGAAACTAGATCTTGTGGAATCATATTGAATATTTGACGATACATTCCGTACCTTTCTAAAAAACCGATCCTTGTTTACCAACCACACATTGTCTAACCAAATCAAATTCTCTCTCGATACGTTCCTCAAAAAATCCGATTCGTGCGGATTCTTCCCCCAACTAACGAAGAGATCTTGGCGGAATTTCCACATATGAAATTGAGCACAATTTTGCAAAGAAAGAGCCCGCTTGTTTCTCGAGAAGAGATGGGAAACATGCTCATTTGATTGAATAGTTGACCCAGCCCTTTGTTGTTTGAAGAAACCCTCCACTTCAATTGGTATTTTTTCACGAAAAGCAGACATGAGATAAGAAATCCAGTGTTTCACTAAGATTTCGAATAGCGGTCCCGAATTCAAGTTGATTCCATTTCGCCTCTTCCTCAGAGAAAGACGATCAAACAATTCCCAATCATGGTCCTTGCGGATGGGATCATCCATATAATATACAAAAATAAACTCCAGATATTTGATATCTTTCTCTTTGAATAAGATCTCAATTCCAGCGATGGTTTCATTAGATATCTTACAACTAGAATCCCTCTTTTTTCCGATCCAGTTCCTCCACCACCGCGAACCCCAGTTAGATTCAGGCATGTTACACTTTTTAGTTATTGGGAGAACCCAAGTACTCTCTTTCGGATTCAGGAAACAACTCTCAGAGATCTTTTTTCCTTTTGGAAGATACAGGAGCGAAACAATCAACCTATTGATATTGGAAGACCCAACCGATTCTTCCAATGTATCATTTCTGGGTCCAATGGAATTCATAGGTATAGGAAGAAGCCCCCTCAAATAGAGATTCTTTCTTTCGACCATATTTCGATTGTTAATACGATATATAAGGACCACTACTACAAAGAGTATTACACCCTTGATCGTGAAATATCGATTGCTTGTTGAACCCTGCGAATTGCGTGAAAGTAGGATACTCAAAATTCGGGGGTCAAAGAGTTTTAGAAAACGTTCTTGGTGGAAAAAAATGTGAATGAAAGACCCCACTGAATTGAATTGGGTCCATGAATCTAAGAAATAGTGAGAATTCTTGATCTCTCTCAATATCTCTCTCAATTCGAAAATCCAGGATTTGAATTGATGTCCTTTCATTGATTCCTCCTAAATTGCATTGATTTATCCTAAAGATTTCATTTCAATTGGAATTTGGTTATTCACCATGTACGAGGATCCCCACTAAGCATCCATGGCTGAATGGTTAAAGCGCCCAACTCATAATTGGCGAATTCGTAGGTTCAATTCCTACTGGATGCACGCCAATGGGACCCTCCAATAAGTCTATTGGAATTGGCTCTGTATCAATGGAATCTCATCATCCATACATAACGAATTGGTGTGGTATATTCATATCATAATATATGAACAGTAAGAACTAGCATTCTTATTGAGACTAGAACTCATAGGGAAGAAAATCTATTTATGGATGGAATCAAATATGCAGTATTTACAGACAAAAGTATTCGGTTATTGGGGAAAAATCAATATACTTCTAATGTCGAATCAGGATCAACTAGGACAGAACTAAAGCATTGGGTCGAACTATTCTTTGGTGTCAAGGTAATAGCTATGAATAGTCATCGACTTCCGGGAAAGGGTAGAAGAATGGGACCTATTATGGGACATACAATGCATTACAGACGTATGATCATTACGCTTCAACCGGGTTATTCTATTCCACCTCTTAGAAAGAAAAGAACTTAAATAAAAATACTTAATAGCAATAGCATGGCGATACATTTATACAAAACTTCTACCCCGAGCACACGCAATGGAACCGTAGACAGTCAAGTGAAATCCAATCCACGAAATAATTTGATCTATGGACAGCATCATTGTGGTAAAGGTCGTAATGCCAGAGGAATCATTACTGTAAGGCATAGAGGGGGAGGTCATAAGCGTCTATACCGTAAAATCGATTTTCGACGGAATGAAAAAGACATATATGGTAGAATCGTAACCATAGAATACGACCCTAATCGAAATGCATACATTTGTCTCATACACTATGGGGATGGTGAGAAGAGATATATTTTACATCCCAGAGGGGCTATAATTGGAGATACCATTGTTTCTGGTACAGAAGTTCCTATAAAAATGGGAAATGCCCTACCTTTGAGTGCGGTTTGAACTATTGATTTACGTAATTGGAAATAACCAATTAGGTTTACGACGAAACCTAGAAATCGATCACTGATCCAATTTGAGTACCTCTACAGGATAGACCTCAACAGAAAACTGAAGAGTAACGGCAGCAAGTGATTGAGTTCAGTAGTTCCTCATATCAAATTATTGACTCTAGAGATATAGTAATATGGAGAAGACAAAATTGTTTCAAGCACCGACAGAACCGGAAGCGCCCCTTCTTTCAAACAAAGAGAGGAGGACGGGTTATTCACATTTCATTTGATGGTCAGAGGCGAATTGAAAGCTAAGCAGTGGGAATTCTAAAGATTCCCCGGGGGAAAAATAGAGATGTCTCCTACGTTACCCATAATATGTGGAAGTATCGACGTAATTTCATAGATTCATTCGGTCTGAATGCTACATGAAGAACATAAGCCAGATGACGGAACGGGAAGACCTAGGATGTAGAAGATCATACCATGAGTGATTCGGCAGATTTGGATTCATATAGATATCCACCCATGTGGTACTTCATTGTACCATATATATATAAGATCCATCTGTATAGATATCATCATCCACATCCAGAAAGCCGTATGCTTTGGAAGAAGCTTGTACAGTTTGGGAAGGGGTTTTGATTGATCAAAAAGAGGAATCTACTTCAACCGATATGCCCTTAGGCACGGCCATACATAACATAGAAATCACACTTGGAAAGGGTGGACAATTAGTTAGAGCAGCGGGTGCTGTAGCGAAACTGATTGCAAAAGAGGGGAAATCGGCCACATTAAAATTACCTTCTGGGGAGGTCCGTTTGATATCCAAAAACTGCTCAGCAACAGTCGGACAAGTGGGGAATGTTGGGGCGAACCAGAAAAGTTTGGGTAGAGCCGGATCCAAGCGTTGGCTAGGTAAGCGTCCTGTAGTAAGAGGAGTAGTTATGAACCCTGTAGACCATCC
Encoded here:
- the rpl23 gene encoding ribosomal protein L23, with translation MDGIKYAVFTDKSIRLLGKNQYTSNVESGSTRTELKHWVELFFGVKVIAMNSHRLPGKGRRMGPIMGHTMHYRRMIITLQPGYSIPPLRKKRT
- the rpl2 gene encoding ribosomal protein L2; this encodes MAIHLYKTSTPSTRNGTVDSQVKSNPRNNLIYGQHHCGKGRNARGIITVRHRGGGHKRLYRKIDFRRNEKDIYGRIVTIEYDPNRNAYICLIHYGDGEKRYILHPRGAIIGDTIVSGTEVPIKMGNALPLTDMPLGTAIHNIEITLGKGGQLVRAAGAVAKLIAKEGKSATLKLPSGEVRLISKNCSATVGQVGNVGANQKSLGRAGSKRWLGKRPVVRGVVMNPVDHPHGGGEGRAPIGRKKPTTPWGYPALGRRSRKRNKYSDNLIVRRRSK
- the ycf2 gene encoding Ycf2 protein, with product MKGHQFKSWIFELREILREIKNSHYFLDSWTQFNSVGSFIHIFFHQERFLKLFDPRILSILLSRNSQGSTSNRYFTIKGVILFVVVVLIYRINNRNMVERKNLYLRGLLPIPMNSIGPRNDTLEESVGSSNINRLIVSLLYLPKGKKISESCFLNPKESTWVLPITKKCNMPESNWGSRWWRNWIGKKRDSSCKISNETIAGIEILFKEKDIKYLEFIFVYYMDDPIRKDHDWELFDRLSLRKRRNGINLNSGPLFEILVKHWISYLMSAFREKIPIEVEGFFKQQRAGSTIQSNEHVSHLFSRNKRALSLQNCAQFHMWKFRQDLFVSWGKNPHESDFLRNVSRENLIWLDNVWLVNKDRFFRKVRNVSSNIQYDSTRSSFVQVTDSSQPKGSSDQSRDHLDSISNEDSEYHTLINQREIQQLKERSILWDPSFLQTEGTEIESDRFPKCLSGYSSMSRLFTEREKQMINHLLPEEIEEFLGNPTRSVRSFFSDRWSELHLGSNPTERSTRDQKLLKKQQDPSFVPSRRLEKKELVNIFKIITYLQNTVSIHPISSDPGCDRVLKDEPDMDSSNKISFLNKNPFFDLFHLFHDRNRGGYTLHRDFESEERFQEMADLFTLSITEPDLVYHKGFAFSIDSYGLDQKQFLNEARDESKKKSLLVLPPIFYEENESFSRRIRKRWVRISCGNDLKDPKPKMVVFASNNIMEAVNQYRLIRNLIQIQYSTYGYIRNVLNRVFLMNRSDRNFEYGIQRDQIGKDTLNHRTIMRYTINQPLSNLKKSQKKWFDPLILISRTERSMNGDPDAYRYKWSNGSKNFQEYLEHFVSEQKSRFQIVFDRLRINQYSIDWSEVIDKKDLSKPLRFFLSKSLLFLSKWLFFLSNPLPFFCVSLGNIPIHRSEIYIYELKGPNDQLCNQLLESIGLQIVHLKKWKPFLLDDHDTSRKSKFLINGGTISPFLFNKIPKWMIDSFHTRNNRRKSFANADSYFSMIFHNQDNWLNPVKPFHRSSLISSFYKANRLRFLNNPHHFCFYSNTRFPFSVEKARINNYDFTYGQFLNILFIRNKIFSLCVGKKEHVFGGRDTISPIESQVSNIFIPNDFPQSGDETYNLYKSFHFPSRYDPFVRRTIYSIADISGTPLTEGQIVNFERTYCQPLSDMNLSDSEGKNLHQYLNSNMGLIHTPCSEKYLPSEKRKKRSLCLKKCVEKGQMYRTFQRDSAFSTLSKWNLFQTYMPWFLTSAGYKYLNLIFLDTFSDLLPILSSSQKFVSIFHDIMHGSGISWRILQKKWCLPQWNLISEISSKCFHNLLLSEEMIHRNNESPLISTHLRSPNVREFLYSILFLLLVAGYLVRTYLLFVARASSELQTEFEKVKSLMIPSSMIELRKLLYRYPTSEPNSFWLKNLFLVALEQLGDSLEEIRASGGNMLGPAYGVKSIRSKKKYLNINLIDIIDLIPNPINRITFSRNTRHLSHTSKEIYSLIRKRKNVNGDWIDDKIESWVANSDSIDDEEREFLVQFSALTAEKGIDQILLSLTHSDHLSKNDSGYQMIEQPGAIYLRYLVDIHKKYLLNYEFNTSCLAERRVFLAHYQTITYSQTSCGTSTLHFPSHGKPFSLRLALSPSRGILVIGSIGTGRSYLVKYLATNSYVPFITVFLNKVLDNKPKGFLIEDIDIDASDDIDASDDIDASDDIDRDLDTELELLSMMNALTMDMMPEIDRSYITLQFELAKAMSPCIIWIPNIHDLDVNESNYLSLGLLVNHLSERGSNRNILVIASTHIPQKVDPALIAPNKLNTCIKIRRLLISQQRKHFFTLSYTRGFHLEKRMFHTNGFGSITMGSNARDLVALTNGALSISITQKKSILDTNTIRSALHRQTWDLRSQVRSVQDHGILFYQIGRVVAQNVLLSNCPIDPISIYMKKKSCNEGDSYLYKWYFELGTSMKKLTILLYLLSCSAGSVAQDLWSLPGPDEKNGITSYGLVENDSDLVHGLLEVEGALVGSSRTEKDSSSFDNDRVTLLLRPEPRNPLDMMQNGSCSIFDQRFLYEKYESEFEEGEGEGALDPQQIEEDLFNHIVWAPRIWRPWGFLFDCIERPNELGFPYWSRSFRGKRIIYNEEDELQENDSDFLQSGTMQYQTRDRSSKEQGLFRISQFIWDPADPLFFLFKDQPPDSVFSHRELFADEEMSKGLLTAQTDPPTSIYKRWFIKNTQEKHFELLINRQRWLRTNSSLSNGSFRSNTLSESYQYLSTLFLSNGTLLDQMTKTLLRKRWLFPDEMKIGFM